One stretch of Juglans microcarpa x Juglans regia isolate MS1-56 chromosome 3D, Jm3101_v1.0, whole genome shotgun sequence DNA includes these proteins:
- the LOC121256082 gene encoding nudix hydrolase 12, mitochondrial-like — MSSLRARTGRHRQRYKDHFRLVAGCIPYKLEQNVVGSHSNSEKKLLVLMISTPGRDDLVFPKGGWEDDETKDEAASREALEEAGVKGTLSENPIGVWEFRSKSKQNSSSLEGGCRGYMFALKVTEELDSWPEKDKYDRKWLTTEEAYEFCRYDWMREALGRFLATLSAESPIRMSEESKEIPLRPVTDAGEELQMSSPGYFGKPSGVQHLGNTCCKCVV; from the exons ATGTCGTCTTTGCGAGCGAGAACTGGGAGACACAGACAACGATACAAGGATCATTTTAGGCTGGTTGCAGG GTGTATTCCTTATAAACTTGAGCAGAATGTTGTGGGTTCCCATAGCAATTCAGAGAAAAAATTGCTTGTTCTTATGATTTCCACACCAGGTCGGGATGATCTTGTGTTTCCAAAG GGAGGATGGGAGGATGATGAGACTAAGGATGAAGCTGCCAGTCGTGAGGCCTTGGAGGAAGCAGGGGTGAAAGGAACACTCAGT GAAAATCCCATAGGAGTTTGGGAGTTTAGAAGCAAGAGCAAGCAGAACAGCAGCAGCCTGGAAGGAGGTTGTAGAGGTTATATGTTTGCATTAAAGGTGACTGAGGAGCTTGACTCTTGGCCAGAGAAGGATAAATATGATAGGAAATGG CTTACCACAGAGGAAGCATACGAATTCTGCAGATACGATTGGATGCGGGAAGCTCTTGGAAGATTTTTGGCAACTCTCTCAGCCGAAAGTCCAATCAGGATGAGTGAAGAATCGAAGGAAATCCCTTTGAGGCCAGTCACAGATGCAGGTGAAGAGCTtcaaatgtcatcacctggctACTTTGGTAAGCCTTCCGGTGTCCAACATCTTGGGAATACTTGTTGCAAATGCGTGGTATAG
- the LOC121256083 gene encoding 40S ribosomal protein S27-2: MVLQNDIDLLNPPAELEKRKHKLKRLVQSPNSFFMDVKCQGCFNITTVFSHSQTVVVCGNCQTVLCQPTGGRARLTEGCSFRRKGD, from the exons ATG GTTCTTCAAAACGATATCGATCTGCTCAATCCTCCAGCTGAGCTCGAGAAGAGGAAGCACAAGCTCAAGCGTCTTGTGCAGTCTCCAAACTCATTCTTCATG GACGTTAAATGCCAAGGTTGCTTTAACAT AACTACGGTGTTCAGCCACTCGCAAACGGTGGTGGTGTGCGGGAACTGCCAGACAGTGCTATGCCAGCCGACTGGTGGGCGCGCAAGGCTTACCGAGGGTTGCTCTTTCAGAAGGAAGGGGGATTGA
- the LOC121256084 gene encoding LOW QUALITY PROTEIN: indole-3-acetic acid-amido synthetase GH3.17-like (The sequence of the model RefSeq protein was modified relative to this genomic sequence to represent the inferred CDS: inserted 1 base in 1 codon), translating into MMPSTAEDLDRKTFFYNLLVPVMNKYVEGLDQGKGMYLLFIKPEILTPSGLMARPVLTSYYKSKYFINRPFNRFNVYTSPDETILCPDSKQSMYCQLLCGLVQRDEVLRAGAVFASAFLRAIKFLEDYWIELCSNIRTGHISDWITDPSCRKAVSLILSKPCLDLADLIEYECGSKSWEGIIKKLWPKTKYIEVIVTGSMAQYIPTLEFYSGGLPLVSTMYASSECYLGINLKPLSKPSDVSYTLLPNMAYFEFLLVEKNHEEESEKIQCNGVSYQNCTREENIKSRMEIIDLVDVKLGHYYELVVTTFTGLYRYRVGDILRVTGFHNNAPXFRFVHRRNVVLSIDTDKTNEEDLLNAVTQAKCRLLEPLGFLLTEYTSYADTSSIPGHYVLYWELKMKGNNDLPELDHSVMERCCSIVEDSLDSVYRRCRKKDNSIGPLEIRVVKHGTFDALMDFCVFQGSSVNQYKTPRCIKSDEAIEILDARVMGRFFSKTVPFWEPFRMLA; encoded by the exons ATGATGCCTTCAACTGCCGAAGACTTGGATAGAAAGACATTCTTCTATAACCTCCTTGTGCCAGTGATGAACAA GTATGTCGAAGGCTTAGATCAAGGAAAAGGAATGTACCTTTTGTTTATCAAACCCGAAATTCTTACTCCTTCCGGGTTGATGGCCAGACCTGTCCTAACAAGCTATTACAAGAGCAAATACTTTATAAACCGGCCTTTCAATCGGTTTAATGTTTACACCAGCCCGGACGAGACTATCTTGTGTCCAGACAGCAAGCAGAGCATGTACTGCCAATTACTTTGCGGTTTGGTACAGAGGGACGAAGTTCTAAGGGCTGGTGCTGTTTTTGCATCTGCTTTTCTAAGGGCTATCAAgtttttggaggattattggatAGAGTTGTGTTCTAACATTAGAACTGGTCATATCAGTGACTGGATCACTGATCCCAGTTGCAGAAAGGCTGTATCCCTTATTCTTAGCAAACCCTGTTTAGATTTGGCTGATTTGATCGAGTATGAATGTGGCAGCAAATCATGGGAAGGGATAATTAAAAAGCTTTGGCCTAAAACAAAGTACATTGAAGTCATTGTTACAGGGTCTATGGCTCAATACATTCCTACACTGGAATTTTACAGCGGTGGACTCCCTCTAGTATCAACCATGTATGCTTCTTCCGAATGCTACCTCGGAATCAATTTGAAACCGCTAAGCAAGCCTTCTGATGTCTCTTACACACTCCTCCCAAACATGGCCTACTTCGAGTTCCTACTGGTAGAGAAAAACCACGAAGAAGAATCTGAGAAGATCCAATGCAATGGTGTTTCTTATCAGAATTGCACTCGTGAGGAGAATATAAAGTCAAGAATGGAAATAATCGATCTAGTGGACGTGAAGCTGGGTCACTATTACGAACTTGTTGTCACAACTTTTACAG gccTGTATAGATACAGAGTTGGAGACATTCTCAGGGTTACTGGTTTCCACAACAACGCTC AGTTCCGGTTTGTGCATCGCCGAAATGTAGTTTTGAGCATAGACACAGacaaaacaaatgaagaagacTTGTTAAATGCAGTGACACAAGCAAAATGCCGCCTGCTCGAGCCGCTTGGCTTTCTCCTGACTGAGTACACTAGCTATGCTGACACTTCATCAATCCCAGGTCATTATGTATTATATTGGGAGcttaaaatgaaaggaaataatGATTTGCCAGAGCTTGATCATTCTGTAATGGAACGATGCTGCTCCATAGTGGAAGATTCACTGGATTCTGTGTATAGGAGATGCAGGAAAAAGGACAACTCGATTGGACCTCTAGAGATAAGGGTGGTGAAGCATGGGACATTTGATGCGCTCATGGATTTTTGTGTGTTTCAAGGGTCTTCTGTTAACCAATACAAGACGCCCCGGTGCATTAAATCAGACGAAGCCATTGAGATACTGGACGCAAGGGTGATGGGAAGGTTTTTCAGTAAGACAGTGCCATTTTGGGAGCCATTTAGGATGTTGGCTTAA
- the LOC121256085 gene encoding uncharacterized protein At4g14100-like isoform X1, with the protein MASAHKPITISIFLLLFFFTISLCKSREEDPTPAPWPHQFHSILVMNYSGSLQIIDLWYDWPKGRNFNIIQDQLGKLLYDLEWNNGTSFFYTLDSNKECRTSQIEVGILRPNWLDGAKYLGQHRIDGFLCNVWEKVDFIWYYEDVITKRPVHWEFYTGRNAHVMTFEVGAVLEDARWQAPVYCFEKKRDDGGSDPTAQSVTNQRFSRAFTGWST; encoded by the exons ATGGCGTCGGCGCACAAACCCATCACCATATCCATCTTTCTCCTGCTCTTCTTCTTTACCATTTCTCTCTGCAAATCCAGAGAGGAAGACCCAACACCAGCCCCATGGCCCCACCAATTCCACTCCATACTCGTCATGAACTACAGCGGATCCCTACAGATAATCGATCTCTGGTACGACTGGCCCAAGGGCCGAAACTTCAACATCATCCAGGACCAGCTAGGTAAGCTCCTTTATGACCTCGAGTGGAACAACGGGACTTCCTTCTTCTACACATTGGATTCCAACAAAGAGTGCAGGACCTCGCAGATTGAGGTGGGCATTCTTCGCCCAAATTGGCTCGATGGTGCCAAGTACCTGGGTCAGCACCGCATCGACGGCTTCCTCTGCAACGTTTGGGAGAAGGTCGACTTCATTTGGTACTACGAGGATGTTATCACTAAGAGACCTGTTCATTGGGAGTTTTACACTG GGAGGAATGCACATGTCATGACGTTTGAAGTGGGAGCGGTGCTCGAGGATGCTCGGTGGCAAGCCCCTGTATACTGTTTTGAGAAGAAGCGTGATGATGGAGGATCCGACCCAACTGCACAGTCTGTCACCAACCAGCGCTTCTCGAGAGCGTTTACTGGATGGAGTACTTAG
- the LOC121256085 gene encoding uncharacterized protein At4g14100-like isoform X2 produces the protein MASAHKPITISIFLLLFFFTISLCKSREEDPTPAPWPHQFHSILVMNYSGSLQIIDLWYDWPKGRNFNIIQDQLGKLLYDLEWNNGTSFFYTLDSNKECRTSQIEVGILRPNWLDGAKYLGQHRIDGFLCNVWEKVDFIWYYEDVITKRPVHWEFYTDCSELEFVSDMNCKMLCREECTCHDV, from the exons ATGGCGTCGGCGCACAAACCCATCACCATATCCATCTTTCTCCTGCTCTTCTTCTTTACCATTTCTCTCTGCAAATCCAGAGAGGAAGACCCAACACCAGCCCCATGGCCCCACCAATTCCACTCCATACTCGTCATGAACTACAGCGGATCCCTACAGATAATCGATCTCTGGTACGACTGGCCCAAGGGCCGAAACTTCAACATCATCCAGGACCAGCTAGGTAAGCTCCTTTATGACCTCGAGTGGAACAACGGGACTTCCTTCTTCTACACATTGGATTCCAACAAAGAGTGCAGGACCTCGCAGATTGAGGTGGGCATTCTTCGCCCAAATTGGCTCGATGGTGCCAAGTACCTGGGTCAGCACCGCATCGACGGCTTCCTCTGCAACGTTTGGGAGAAGGTCGACTTCATTTGGTACTACGAGGATGTTATCACTAAGAGACCTGTTCATTGGGAGTTTTACACTG ATTGTTCGGAATTGGAATTTGTCTCTGACATGAATTGCAAGATGTTGTGCAGGGAGGAATGCACATGTCATGACGTTTGA
- the LOC121256086 gene encoding E3 ubiquitin-protein ligase At3g02290-like: MGAFCCCPCDGEFEEYALPGNTIYRHCLCLRYFFHQLFSGYGAMFHRLEGQSLSSPIQGASFTPSGVGTSLPDNSSNDIHLSVSRPVPSDSDQRYSRLQRDGLVSRRDKSVTHFQEDAQPLRRNMSSSGTESLDFRKKLNGVETEEDGKPGHPESSEKASTAKIAYGLTYTQPSSEDEDICPTCLDEYTPENPKITTRCSHHFHLGCIYEWMERSGSCPICGKEMEFCESP, from the exons ATGGGTGCTTTTTGCTGCTGTCCATGTGATGgagaatttgaagaatatgctcTTCCAGGCAATACGATATACAGGCATTGCCTTTGCCTGAGATACTTTTTCCACCAGCTATTTAGTGGG TATGGTGCAATGTTTCATAGACTTGAAGGACAGTCACTATCTTCACCAATCCAAGGAGCTTCTTTTACACCATCAGGGGTGGGCACATCATTACCTGATAATTCCTCAAATGATATTCATCTCTCTGTTTCCAGACCAGTGCCTTCTGATTCTGATCAGAGGTACTCTCGTCTGCAACGTGATGGCTTGGTCTCTCGGCGTGATAAGTCAGTGACTCATTTCCAAGAAGATGCTCAACCACTGAGGAGAAATATGAGTAGTTCTGGTACGGAGTCATTGGACTTTAGGAAGAAATTGAATGGAGTTGAAACTGAAGAAGATGGTAAACCTGGCCATCCTGAGTCCTCAGAGAAGGCTTCGACAGCAAAAATTGCTTATGGACTAACTTATACGCAGCCATCTTCTGAAGATGAAGATATCTGTCCTACATGTCTCGATG AATATACTCCAGAAAATCCTAAAATAACAACTCGATGTTCTCACCATTTTCACCTTGGTTGTATTTATGAATGGATGGAAAGAAGTGGAAGTTGTCCAATCTGTGGCAAG GAGATGGAGTTCTGTGAAAGCCCTTAA